From Salinicoccus roseus, one genomic window encodes:
- the fabD gene encoding ACP S-malonyltransferase, whose translation MKKLILFPGQGAQYAGMAKDIYENSPEGRTLLDEVFMNVDFDLKSIMFEEDERLNQTEYTQPALFAHSLAVLAATGLKGDIVLGHSLGELPALVHAGVISVKDGVSIVAKRGELMSESTGGGMAAVIGMEYGALSELCESMSDAERKIQPANINAPDQIVVSGDRTLVDEFAAEAKAQGARRVMPLNVSGAFHSHLMEPAKVEFRKFIEDIPFNAPVIPVIQNVSAKAETDPETIKAQLIDQLTSPVRFVECIEAAAAAGVEEAVEVGPKKVLNGLVRKIDRSIKTSNIDTMEQVKEFTNG comes from the coding sequence ATGAAGAAACTGATCCTATTTCCCGGGCAGGGTGCCCAATATGCCGGTATGGCAAAAGATATATATGAAAACTCACCGGAAGGCCGCACGCTCCTCGATGAAGTATTCATGAATGTGGACTTCGACCTCAAGTCGATCATGTTCGAAGAGGATGAACGGCTGAACCAGACGGAATATACACAACCGGCGCTGTTCGCCCACAGCCTGGCGGTACTTGCCGCCACCGGACTGAAGGGCGACATCGTCCTCGGGCACAGCCTCGGCGAGCTTCCGGCACTCGTACATGCGGGCGTCATCAGCGTCAAGGACGGCGTCAGCATCGTTGCTAAACGCGGGGAACTGATGTCAGAGAGCACCGGCGGAGGCATGGCTGCCGTCATCGGCATGGAATATGGTGCACTGTCGGAACTGTGCGAATCCATGTCAGATGCAGAGCGGAAGATACAGCCTGCGAACATCAATGCACCGGATCAGATCGTCGTTTCCGGCGACCGTACACTGGTTGATGAATTCGCCGCTGAGGCGAAGGCCCAGGGGGCAAGGCGGGTCATGCCGCTGAACGTTTCCGGTGCCTTCCATTCCCATCTGATGGAACCTGCGAAAGTCGAATTCAGGAAGTTCATCGAAGACATTCCGTTCAATGCACCGGTCATTCCGGTCATCCAGAATGTTTCCGCGAAGGCGGAGACGGATCCGGAAACGATCAAAGCCCAGCTGATCGATCAGCTGACAAGCCCGGTCCGCTTCGTCGAATGCATCGAAGCGGCTGCTGCAGCAGGCGTCGAAGAGGCGGTCGAAGTCGGCCCGAAGAAAGTATTGAACGGTCTGGTGAGAAAAATAGACCGCTCCATCAAGACTTCCAATATAGATACGATGGAGCAGGTAAAGGAGTTTACAAATGGGTAG
- the fabG gene encoding 3-oxoacyl-[acyl-carrier-protein] reductase: MGSIALVTGASRGIGRSIALKLGKEGYTVIVNYSGSKERAEAVVSEIEEAGGSAEAVQCQVQNFDEVKAMVKQITDTHGSIDLVVNNAGVTKDNLLMRMKEAEWDQVVDVNLKGTFNVIQNVARPMIRQKGGRIINISSIVGSLGNAGQTNYVASKAGIDGMTKSVARELAPKGITVNAVAPGFIESDMTDVLSDDVKSQMLAQIPLNHFGNTDDIAETVAFLASGSARYITGQTIHVNGGMYMG; this comes from the coding sequence ATGGGTAGCATCGCATTGGTCACAGGTGCCTCACGCGGCATCGGCAGAAGTATCGCACTGAAACTCGGCAAAGAAGGATATACGGTCATCGTGAACTACTCCGGCTCGAAGGAGAGGGCCGAAGCGGTCGTTTCTGAGATCGAGGAGGCGGGCGGCAGCGCAGAAGCAGTGCAGTGCCAGGTCCAGAACTTCGATGAAGTGAAGGCGATGGTCAAGCAGATCACGGACACGCACGGTTCCATCGACCTCGTCGTCAACAATGCGGGTGTCACGAAGGACAACCTGCTGATGCGCATGAAGGAGGCGGAATGGGATCAGGTGGTCGACGTCAACCTCAAGGGGACGTTCAATGTCATCCAGAACGTCGCCCGTCCGATGATCCGCCAGAAGGGCGGCAGGATCATCAACATCTCAAGCATCGTCGGTTCCCTCGGCAATGCGGGCCAGACGAACTATGTCGCCTCCAAGGCGGGGATCGACGGCATGACGAAATCCGTAGCCAGGGAACTTGCACCGAAAGGGATCACAGTGAATGCAGTGGCTCCGGGATTCATTGAAAGTGACATGACGGATGTGCTGTCCGACGATGTGAAATCCCAGATGCTTGCACAGATTCCACTGAACCATTTCGGCAATACCGATGATATTGCAGAGACGGTGGCATTCCTTGCATCGGGGTCAGCACGCTACATCACCGGCCAGACGATTCATGTAAATGGTGGTATGTACATGGGGTAG
- the rnc gene encoding ribonuclease III codes for MTFKEIEQRIRKDRHAQRGLEKFRGAFQSFAQRTGIAINDEGLYVQAFMHSSYINDLQMDKIYNNERLEFLGDAVLELMVSDYIYNRFQSLPEGDLTKLRANIVCEPSLVVFASKLEMQPLILLGRGEEKTGGRERPSIVSDTFEAFLGALYLDQGTDAAREFLERHVFPEVRDSDYNAVIDYKTGLQEKMHKTERKSVEYQLLEATGPSHDKTFVTGVFADGEMIGRGTGRSKKESEQKAAEDALSEMENREKR; via the coding sequence ATGACATTCAAAGAAATCGAACAACGGATCAGAAAAGACAGGCATGCACAGCGCGGGCTCGAGAAATTCCGCGGGGCGTTCCAGTCGTTTGCCCAAAGGACAGGGATAGCAATCAATGACGAGGGGCTGTATGTCCAGGCCTTCATGCACAGTTCGTATATAAACGATCTTCAGATGGACAAGATATACAACAACGAACGGCTGGAGTTCCTCGGGGATGCTGTACTAGAATTGATGGTTTCAGATTATATATACAACCGCTTCCAGAGCCTGCCGGAAGGCGACTTGACCAAGCTCAGGGCAAATATAGTATGTGAACCCTCACTTGTAGTATTCGCGTCCAAACTTGAAATGCAGCCGCTGATCCTGCTTGGCAGGGGCGAAGAGAAGACGGGCGGCAGGGAACGGCCGTCGATCGTCTCCGACACATTTGAGGCCTTCCTCGGGGCACTCTACCTCGATCAGGGCACGGACGCAGCACGGGAGTTCCTTGAACGTCATGTGTTCCCGGAAGTGCGGGACAGTGACTATAATGCGGTCATCGACTACAAGACGGGACTTCAGGAGAAGATGCACAAGACCGAGCGGAAGAGCGTGGAATATCAGCTGCTCGAAGCCACGGGACCGAGCCATGACAAGACATTCGTCACGGGTGTCTTTGCAGATGGCGAAATGATCGGCAGGGGCACCGGCCGCTCCAAGAAGGAATCGGAACAGAAGGCGGCAGAGGATGCATTGAGTGAAATGGAGAATAGGGAGAAGCGCTGA
- a CDS encoding putative DNA-binding protein, producing MRMNYLYDFYHTLLTDKQRKYIELYYLEDFAFSEIAEELEVTRQAVYDNLKRSKDLLEHYEENLGMYRNFVSRQSLMKRLREKLGQNEDEEIAIILDELEALD from the coding sequence ATGCGCATGAACTATCTCTATGACTTCTATCATACGCTTCTGACGGACAAGCAGCGCAAGTATATAGAACTCTACTATCTGGAGGATTTTGCCTTCAGCGAGATTGCCGAAGAACTTGAAGTGACAAGACAGGCGGTTTATGATAATTTAAAGCGGTCGAAGGATCTTCTCGAGCATTATGAGGAGAATTTGGGAATGTACAGGAATTTCGTGTCGCGGCAATCCCTGATGAAACGTCTGAGGGAGAAGCTCGGCCAAAACGAAGATGAAGAAATCGCAATAATTTTAGATGAGCTTGAAGCGCTCGATTAG
- the ftsY gene encoding signal recognition particle-docking protein FtsY, translating to MSFLKRLKDKFQPKTDQPQTEEQESLESQSEALDDGLISIEEFEEWEQEQIGYKFKAGLEKSREKFQNEINELMARYRTVDEDFFEALEEVLISADVGFNTVMELTDELRQEARVKNITETADLRETIVEKMVEIYERNDDLPETVNMQEDELTVILVVGVNGVGKTTSIGKLAHKYRQEGKSVMLAAGDTFRAGAINQLQIWGDRVGVDVIRQAEGSDPAAVMFDAVNAAKKRNADVLICDTAGRLQNKGNLMNELSKIKKVIQKVVPSAPHESLLVLDATTGQNALSQAKAFKEVTDVSGIVLTKLDGTAKGGIVLAIKNELGIPVKFVGLGEQLDDLQEFSAENYVYGLFADMVSEAEEEADTNGEDDRSD from the coding sequence GTGAGCTTTTTAAAACGACTGAAAGATAAATTCCAGCCGAAAACCGACCAGCCGCAGACTGAAGAACAGGAATCCCTCGAGTCCCAGAGTGAGGCCCTCGATGACGGCCTGATCAGTATAGAGGAGTTCGAGGAGTGGGAACAGGAACAGATCGGCTATAAATTCAAGGCCGGCCTCGAAAAGAGCCGGGAGAAGTTCCAGAACGAAATCAATGAACTGATGGCGCGCTACCGTACAGTCGATGAAGATTTCTTCGAAGCTTTGGAGGAAGTGCTGATCTCAGCGGACGTCGGCTTCAATACGGTCATGGAACTCACCGACGAGCTCCGTCAGGAGGCCCGTGTCAAGAACATTACGGAAACGGCCGACCTCAGGGAGACGATCGTCGAAAAGATGGTCGAAATCTATGAGCGCAATGATGACCTGCCTGAAACGGTGAACATGCAGGAAGATGAACTCACCGTCATACTCGTCGTCGGCGTCAACGGCGTCGGCAAGACGACGAGCATCGGCAAGCTTGCCCACAAGTACAGGCAGGAAGGCAAGAGTGTCATGCTGGCTGCCGGAGATACATTCCGTGCAGGGGCGATCAACCAGCTGCAGATATGGGGCGACCGCGTCGGTGTCGACGTCATCCGCCAGGCGGAGGGAAGCGACCCGGCAGCAGTGATGTTCGATGCCGTCAATGCGGCGAAGAAGCGCAACGCGGATGTGCTGATCTGCGATACTGCCGGCCGCCTCCAGAACAAGGGCAACCTGATGAATGAACTGTCGAAGATCAAGAAGGTCATCCAGAAGGTCGTTCCAAGTGCGCCGCATGAATCCCTGCTCGTATTGGATGCGACGACCGGGCAGAATGCGCTCAGCCAGGCAAAGGCATTCAAGGAGGTCACGGACGTTTCAGGCATCGTCCTGACCAAGCTCGACGGTACGGCCAAGGGCGGCATCGTACTCGCGATAAAGAATGAACTGGGCATTCCGGTGAAGTTCGTCGGTCTCGGCGAACAGCTGGACGACCTGCAGGAGTTCAGTGCCGAGAACTATGTATACGGCCTCTTTGCCGATATGGTCTCCGAGGCCGAGGAGGAAGCGGATACGAATGGGGAGGATGACAGGAGTGATTGA
- the plsX gene encoding phosphate acyltransferase PlsX, whose translation MVKIAVDLMGGDNAPEEIEKGVLQAVEADEDLEVLLFGLKGAYSGDHPRVEFIEVTEKIESEDDPVRSVRRKKDSSLVRACRAVKDGEADACVSAGNTGALMSAGLFVVGRIKGVERPAIATLLPTTGKKGMMLLDMGANAENKPQHLYQFAVMADLYMRENEGRSNPTIGLVNNGSEANKGSELTKETYKLLEDSGLNFTGNFETREILSGKIDIAVTDGFTGNVILKTIEGTAMSLMGEVKNAFLKNAKNKLAALVLKKDVQSIRDLLDYRHYGGAPLLGLNGHVLKAHGSSDSVAIVSALKQAKRMAESDAITKIKERVGEA comes from the coding sequence ATGGTTAAAATTGCAGTCGATCTGATGGGCGGGGACAATGCACCGGAAGAAATCGAAAAGGGTGTACTTCAGGCAGTCGAAGCGGACGAAGACCTTGAAGTACTATTATTTGGTCTGAAGGGCGCATATTCCGGCGACCATCCACGGGTGGAGTTCATAGAAGTCACTGAAAAGATCGAATCGGAGGATGACCCCGTCCGTTCCGTCAGAAGGAAGAAGGACAGTTCGCTCGTCCGGGCGTGCCGGGCAGTGAAGGACGGTGAGGCGGACGCCTGCGTATCCGCTGGGAACACCGGTGCACTGATGAGTGCAGGCCTGTTCGTCGTCGGGCGCATCAAAGGCGTCGAACGGCCGGCGATCGCGACCCTGCTGCCGACCACCGGGAAAAAGGGTATGATGCTGCTTGATATGGGGGCGAATGCCGAGAACAAGCCGCAGCACCTCTACCAATTCGCAGTCATGGCAGACCTCTACATGAGGGAGAACGAAGGACGGAGCAATCCGACCATCGGCCTGGTCAACAACGGCAGTGAAGCGAACAAGGGAAGCGAATTGACGAAGGAGACATACAAGCTGCTGGAGGACAGCGGATTGAACTTCACCGGCAACTTCGAGACGCGGGAAATACTGTCCGGCAAGATCGACATTGCGGTGACGGACGGATTCACCGGCAATGTCATCCTCAAGACGATCGAGGGGACGGCGATGTCACTGATGGGCGAAGTGAAGAACGCCTTCCTGAAGAATGCAAAGAACAAGCTGGCGGCACTGGTCCTGAAGAAGGATGTACAGTCCATCAGGGATCTTCTGGATTACCGCCATTACGGCGGGGCGCCACTGCTCGGCCTCAACGGTCATGTACTCAAGGCCCATGGGTCGAGCGACAGTGTGGCGATCGTGTCCGCACTGAAACAGGCAAAGCGCATGGCAGAATCCGATGCAATCACAAAGATTAAAGAAAGAGTGGGGGAAGCATGA
- the ffh gene encoding signal recognition particle protein, with translation MAFEGLGERLQATMDRIKSKGKVTESDVKVMMREVRLALLEADVNFKVVKQFVNQVKERALGTDVMQSLTPGQQVIKIVKEELTELMGGENQKINLANKPPTVIMMVGLQGAGKTTTAGKLALHLRKNFNKKPMLVAGDIYRPAAIDQLETVGKQIDVPVFSLGDQVKPQQIVTEAMEHAKSEHLDTVIIDTAGRLHIDENLMNELKDIKGIADPDEIMLVVDAMTGQDAVNVAESFNDLLDITGVTLTKLDGDTRGGAALSIRSVTEKPIKFVGMSEKMDGLEAFHPDRMAQRILGMGDVLSIIEKAQANVDETDQKELEKKIKDQSFTLDDFLAQMDQVKDLGPLDELLKMMPGANKIKGLDKMQMSGKEIDHVQAIIRSMTMQERENPSVINASRKKRIARGSGRSLQEVNRLLKQFNEMKKMMKQMTSQKGKKKNPFGNMGLPF, from the coding sequence ATGGCTTTTGAAGGTTTGGGAGAACGCCTCCAAGCGACAATGGACCGCATAAAGAGCAAGGGTAAGGTCACGGAATCCGATGTGAAGGTGATGATGCGCGAGGTCCGTCTCGCACTGCTCGAGGCAGACGTCAACTTCAAGGTCGTCAAGCAGTTCGTCAACCAGGTGAAGGAACGGGCACTGGGAACGGATGTCATGCAGTCGCTGACGCCGGGCCAGCAGGTCATCAAGATCGTCAAGGAAGAGCTGACCGAACTGATGGGCGGCGAGAACCAGAAGATCAACCTGGCGAACAAGCCGCCGACCGTCATCATGATGGTCGGCCTGCAGGGTGCAGGTAAAACGACGACAGCAGGGAAACTCGCCCTGCATCTGCGTAAGAATTTCAACAAGAAGCCGATGCTCGTGGCCGGCGATATATATCGTCCGGCAGCAATCGACCAGCTCGAAACAGTCGGGAAACAGATCGATGTACCGGTGTTCTCACTCGGGGATCAGGTCAAGCCGCAACAGATCGTCACCGAGGCGATGGAACATGCCAAGTCGGAGCACCTGGATACGGTCATCATCGATACGGCCGGCCGCCTCCACATCGATGAGAATCTCATGAATGAACTGAAGGATATCAAGGGGATAGCAGATCCGGATGAAATCATGCTCGTCGTCGATGCGATGACCGGGCAGGACGCCGTCAATGTTGCAGAATCATTCAATGATCTGCTCGACATTACAGGGGTCACACTGACGAAGCTCGATGGCGACACGCGCGGTGGTGCAGCACTGTCCATCCGCTCCGTCACCGAGAAGCCGATCAAATTCGTCGGCATGTCGGAGAAGATGGATGGTCTTGAGGCCTTCCACCCGGACCGCATGGCGCAGCGCATACTCGGTATGGGCGATGTCCTCTCCATCATAGAGAAGGCCCAGGCGAATGTGGACGAGACCGACCAGAAGGAACTTGAGAAGAAGATCAAGGACCAGAGCTTCACATTGGATGACTTCCTGGCCCAGATGGACCAGGTCAAGGATCTCGGCCCGCTCGATGAGCTGCTGAAGATGATGCCGGGCGCCAACAAGATCAAGGGGCTCGACAAGATGCAGATGAGCGGCAAGGAAATCGATCATGTCCAGGCGATCATCCGCTCCATGACGATGCAGGAACGCGAAAATCCATCCGTCATCAATGCAAGCCGCAAGAAGAGGATTGCGAGAGGATCGGGACGGAGTCTGCAGGAAGTCAACCGTCTGCTCAAGCAGTTCAACGAGATGAAGAAGATGATGAAGCAGATGACCAGCCAGAAGGGCAAGAAGAAGAATCCATTCGGAAATATGGGTCTTCCGTTCTAA
- the smc gene encoding chromosome segregation protein SMC, protein MVYLKAIEAHGFKSFADKVNIKFDAGVTAVVGPNGSGKSNITDAIRWVLGEQSARSIRGVKMEDVIFNGTSDRKPMNFAFVKLVLDNRAKTLQIEADEVHITRKLYRSGDSEYYINDEKSRLKEINELFLDSGLGRNAYNIISQGEVDEVLKAKPEQRRGLIEEAAGVMKYKLRKKESEKRLEDTAANLSRVHDIIHELESRVGRLEKESANAKEYLALKEEMRQSDIEVTVYDLNALMRLLEAEEKALLETEAHIENDRRKLAETESRMNDVAEKRDAHDRRNRELNRELVEVSKKLEQTNGRIALYNERKNNRGQANADLSQRLASAEQRRDGVRTRQAEAEAHRSELKRTAERLGQALKETEKERSELVEDQSEEIEQLKDEYYDLMVEKTTLENEHRRAESEKERLDESVRQKSDRLQSLKKVQTEEAEASKQLQEKHAKIEGELSSARAAYKEARARMEGLEAQYDKEKKNLDTARRYIEQQSSKLEMLTAMQNEYRGYYPGARFILKNRREADGIIGAVGELLSAENRYVKALDTALGAQSQNIVMQDEDSAKRAIGRLKDAKAGFATFLPADVIRPRNIHSDIREIISRSTIEAEVMSEVVGYEADIDNIVSHLLGTTLVTATIDEAAVLAREIRHKLRIVTLDGETIMPGGAMSGGSKNAKSSIIESQREHAETKQKLESYRKRTAEIENSVKVLGEQLSDQMAESEKLESAGRELSQQLDAAEDERRRLDYQLEARQENISLLETELESQDVSTGEADYAARIRKAEETLESLDARIRRMSASEKDKKETLDQLTDESRAMEREYATVRERLSHAEDEMERLSAELQEAEDMVADITSQQQLIAQDLDSIDVDALELEKDELSARVTHLHEATEEAATLQHEMKKEYNMLQETKAAQLEQLDALQEGLRQHTGRKEKLDVQIEQKIGYLSETYKTTYDRAKEEYQDFSNIDQKRMKISLNRKSIEELGPVNLGSIEEFDRVNERYQFLKAQESDLLEARGTLLEVIEEMDEAVVIRFQSSFEQINAQFGEVFKTMFGGGQAELRLTEPGDYLGAGVEIYAQPPGKKLSTLSLLSGGERALTAISLLFSLLKVRASPFIILDEVEAALDEANVIRYARYLRQLATDTQFIVITHRKGTMEESDRLFGVTMQERGVSQLISVDLKEYEDNIREEETV, encoded by the coding sequence ATGGTATATTTGAAGGCAATAGAAGCACATGGTTTCAAATCATTTGCGGACAAGGTGAACATTAAATTCGACGCCGGCGTCACCGCCGTGGTGGGGCCGAACGGCAGCGGGAAAAGCAACATCACCGATGCGATACGCTGGGTGCTCGGCGAACAGTCCGCGCGCTCCATCCGCGGGGTCAAGATGGAGGATGTCATATTCAACGGCACATCCGACAGGAAGCCGATGAACTTTGCGTTCGTCAAACTGGTGCTCGACAACCGTGCGAAGACACTCCAGATTGAAGCGGATGAAGTGCATATCACACGGAAGCTCTACCGCAGCGGCGATAGTGAATACTACATCAATGATGAGAAGAGCCGGCTCAAGGAGATCAATGAACTCTTCCTCGATTCCGGCCTCGGCCGGAACGCCTACAACATCATTTCCCAGGGGGAAGTGGATGAAGTGCTGAAGGCGAAGCCCGAGCAGCGGCGCGGGCTCATCGAAGAGGCAGCAGGAGTAATGAAGTACAAGCTGCGCAAGAAGGAATCGGAGAAGCGTCTCGAAGACACGGCGGCAAACCTCAGCCGCGTCCACGACATCATCCATGAACTCGAATCCAGGGTCGGCAGGCTCGAGAAGGAAAGCGCCAACGCCAAGGAATACCTTGCCTTGAAAGAGGAGATGCGGCAGAGCGACATCGAAGTGACGGTCTACGACCTGAATGCATTGATGCGTCTGCTTGAAGCCGAGGAGAAGGCGCTGCTGGAAACGGAGGCGCATATTGAAAATGACCGCCGGAAGCTTGCGGAGACGGAATCCCGCATGAACGATGTGGCGGAAAAGAGGGATGCCCACGACCGCAGGAACCGGGAATTGAACCGGGAGCTTGTGGAAGTGTCCAAAAAGCTGGAGCAGACCAACGGCCGCATCGCCCTGTATAATGAACGCAAGAACAACAGGGGCCAGGCGAACGCGGACCTCTCACAGCGTTTGGCGTCTGCAGAGCAGCGCCGCGATGGAGTGCGCACCAGACAGGCGGAAGCGGAAGCACACCGCTCCGAGCTGAAACGCACGGCAGAACGCCTCGGACAGGCTCTGAAGGAGACCGAGAAGGAACGCAGTGAACTGGTCGAGGACCAGAGTGAAGAGATCGAGCAGCTGAAGGACGAGTATTACGACCTGATGGTCGAGAAGACGACGCTCGAGAACGAACATCGCCGTGCCGAGAGCGAGAAGGAACGGCTCGATGAGAGTGTCCGTCAGAAATCCGACCGCCTCCAATCGCTGAAGAAGGTCCAGACAGAGGAGGCGGAGGCCTCGAAGCAGCTCCAGGAGAAGCACGCCAAGATCGAAGGGGAGCTCTCTTCGGCGCGGGCGGCATACAAGGAAGCCAGGGCACGCATGGAAGGGCTCGAAGCGCAGTACGACAAGGAGAAGAAGAACCTGGATACTGCGAGGCGGTATATAGAACAGCAGTCCTCGAAGCTCGAGATGCTGACTGCGATGCAGAATGAATACCGCGGCTACTACCCGGGCGCCCGCTTCATCCTGAAGAACCGCAGGGAGGCGGATGGCATCATCGGCGCCGTCGGTGAACTGCTGTCTGCAGAAAACCGGTATGTCAAGGCGCTGGATACGGCGCTGGGCGCACAGTCGCAGAACATCGTCATGCAGGATGAAGACAGCGCCAAGCGGGCCATAGGACGCCTGAAGGATGCCAAGGCGGGATTCGCGACCTTCCTGCCTGCTGATGTCATCCGGCCGAGGAATATCCATTCCGATATCCGGGAAATCATCAGCCGTTCGACGATCGAGGCGGAAGTGATGTCGGAAGTCGTCGGATATGAAGCGGATATAGACAACATCGTCTCCCATCTGCTCGGCACCACGCTTGTCACGGCGACGATCGATGAAGCGGCGGTGCTGGCCAGGGAAATCCGCCATAAGCTGCGCATCGTCACACTGGATGGTGAGACGATCATGCCCGGCGGCGCCATGTCCGGGGGCTCCAAGAACGCCAAAAGCTCCATCATCGAAAGCCAGCGCGAACACGCTGAAACGAAGCAGAAGCTTGAAAGCTACCGGAAACGGACAGCTGAAATTGAAAACTCCGTCAAGGTGCTCGGCGAACAGCTCTCAGACCAGATGGCGGAATCCGAAAAGCTCGAATCCGCCGGCAGGGAATTGTCACAGCAGCTTGACGCGGCAGAGGATGAACGGAGACGCCTCGACTATCAGCTTGAGGCGAGGCAGGAGAACATCTCACTGCTGGAGACGGAGCTCGAAAGCCAGGATGTTTCTACAGGCGAAGCGGATTATGCAGCACGCATCAGAAAGGCGGAGGAGACACTCGAATCCCTCGATGCACGCATACGCAGAATGAGCGCCTCCGAGAAGGACAAGAAGGAGACCCTCGACCAGCTGACGGATGAAAGCCGTGCCATGGAAAGGGAATATGCAACGGTCAGGGAGCGCCTTTCCCATGCTGAAGACGAGATGGAACGCCTGTCGGCCGAACTTCAGGAGGCCGAGGACATGGTGGCGGACATCACGAGTCAGCAGCAGCTGATTGCGCAGGATCTCGACAGCATCGATGTGGATGCACTGGAGCTGGAAAAGGATGAACTATCAGCCCGCGTCACACACCTCCATGAAGCAACTGAGGAGGCGGCGACACTTCAGCATGAGATGAAAAAGGAGTATAATATGCTGCAGGAGACGAAGGCTGCCCAACTCGAGCAGCTGGATGCACTGCAGGAAGGACTGCGCCAGCACACCGGCAGGAAGGAAAAGCTGGATGTACAGATCGAGCAGAAGATCGGCTATCTGTCGGAAACGTATAAAACGACATATGACAGGGCCAAAGAGGAATATCAGGACTTTTCAAACATCGACCAGAAGCGTATGAAGATATCCCTGAACCGGAAGAGCATCGAAGAGCTCGGCCCGGTAAACCTCGGGTCCATAGAAGAATTCGACCGCGTCAACGAACGCTACCAGTTCCTGAAGGCCCAGGAGAGCGATCTGCTCGAGGCTAGGGGCACGCTGCTCGAAGTCATCGAGGAGATGGACGAGGCCGTGGTCATCCGTTTCCAGTCATCATTCGAACAGATCAACGCGCAATTCGGTGAAGTGTTCAAGACGATGTTCGGCGGTGGACAGGCGGAACTCAGGCTGACCGAACCCGGCGACTATCTTGGGGCAGGCGTCGAAATCTATGCACAGCCGCCCGGCAAGAAGCTCTCCACCCTCTCCCTCCTTTCCGGAGGCGAGCGGGCCCTGACCGCGATCAGCCTGCTCTTCAGCCTGCTCAAGGTACGCGCGAGCCCATTCATCATACTGGATGAAGTGGAGGCCGCACTTGATGAAGCGAATGTCATCCGTTATGCCCGATATTTGAGGCAGCTGGCGACGGACACACAATTCATCGTCATCACCCACCGCAAGGGCACGATGGAGGAGAGCGACCGGCTGTTTGGCGTGACCATGCAGGAACGCGGCGTAAGCCAGCTGATCAGCGTGGATCTCAAGGAATATGAAGATAATATCAGAGAGGAAGAGACAGTGTGA
- a CDS encoding acyl carrier protein, whose product MANNFDKVKDIIVDKLGIDEEKVTREASFKDDLGADSLDIAELVMELEDEFEMEIPDEEAEKINTVGDALDYIDKLEAK is encoded by the coding sequence ATGGCAAATAACTTTGACAAAGTAAAAGACATCATCGTGGACAAACTTGGAATCGATGAAGAAAAAGTGACGAGAGAAGCATCTTTCAAGGATGACCTTGGTGCTGACTCCTTAGATATCGCTGAGCTTGTCATGGAACTTGAAGATGAGTTCGAAATGGAGATTCCGGATGAGGAAGCCGAGAAGATCAACACTGTCGGCGACGCTCTGGACTACATCGACAAACTGGAAGCGAAGTAA
- the fapR gene encoding transcription factor FapR — protein sequence MAKYKKSERQELLLEKVSTDPFLTDERLAEMFDVSIQTIRLDRLELNIPELRERIKHVAREETDKIRSLSLQEVIGEIIDLELNHHALSLFIVEEGHVFQKNRIARGHYLFAQANSLCVAVIDEPLALTKSAQIEFIRPARLGDKVISKAVVEEMDGRIAVITVESKIEQRLVFKGRFEMYYTGEGEENG from the coding sequence ATGGCGAAATATAAAAAAAGTGAACGCCAGGAACTTCTGCTCGAGAAAGTGTCGACAGATCCTTTCCTGACAGATGAACGATTGGCCGAAATGTTTGATGTCAGCATACAGACGATCCGGCTGGACCGCCTGGAGCTGAACATCCCTGAACTGAGGGAGCGCATCAAACATGTGGCGCGAGAGGAGACGGATAAGATCAGGAGCCTCTCCCTGCAGGAAGTGATTGGTGAAATCATCGACCTGGAGCTCAACCACCATGCACTTTCCCTCTTCATCGTTGAAGAGGGCCACGTATTCCAGAAGAACAGGATCGCCCGCGGACACTACCTGTTCGCCCAGGCGAATTCCCTGTGTGTGGCTGTCATCGATGAACCGCTTGCACTGACGAAGTCGGCGCAGATAGAGTTCATCAGGCCGGCCAGGCTCGGGGACAAGGTGATTTCGAAGGCGGTCGTCGAAGAGATGGACGGCAGGATTGCCGTCATTACGGTCGAATCGAAAATAGAACAGCGCCTCGTATTCAAGGGGCGTTTTGAAATGTATTATACAGGTGAAGGTGAAGAGAATGGTTAA